AAAAGAAGCAAATTCCCTGATATAGTCTTCTTCCTGGTCAAGAATTGTCATGTAGTAGTTTCCCTTAACAAAAGGGTAGCTTTCTCCCACCAGCATCATAGCATCCTTGTAGCTTGGAGTGAAGAGAACAAAGTACTCTTCATCAGGCAACCCATAATGCTTCAGAATCTTATTACGAGCTTGGATTTCTGGGATAGAGATGAAACTTCCAGGAAATGAGGATTTCTTGTTGAGAATGTCAAGTAATCTTGATGGCTCCAACTGGATCTTGGCCCTATCCATTTCAGGAAGATTACTGCCAAACAAATATGTAGAAGACTCTCTTGGTGATTTGCCCCTATCATCCATCATGGGTTCTGATGGCTCCTCATAGATGATAAAGCTAGACAAGTCTATACCATTTCCATCTCCTTCCATGAGGCCTGAATATTCTGGATACTTTGCTAGCACGTATTGTTCAACATATTCCATTTCTTTTGGTGTGATTGGACCTGACCATCTAATGTCAAGATCAGGGATAGTTGATATGGCTTCAGCTATGATGTGAGCAGGAATCAACGTTTGCCGTTTCTGCAATTCAGACCATTTTTCAGCTTCAAATCAACATGCAGCATAcaaaaagaaagtagaaaaagTCAGAATATGATAGTTATTACCTTTACAACCATGCTGTTTGATTTGCAGCTCTCAGTTATTAATCTGTGTGTTGGAcctttctcttcattttctacCATCTCTTGATATTGGACCTGAATTAGGGAGTGGATTCAAAATCGTTACAATACAACTATCATAAACTATACAAACACAGCTTTGAGTTGTGACCACTTTACCTCAGACCCTCCTTCTGAAATTTCATGCTGCTGCCGGTTAGTTCCCATATCAATTGTCTTCACCACTTACAGAAACATAAGATAATTTTGTTTAGTGTACAAAACACCAGAGAAAATCTTATGTAGATGGcgaaaaacaacaacaaaagtttGTTCTAAGAGAttgaaggtatatatatatatatatatatatatatagtttgatTAAGATGGGGGCATGTTTGGAAAGAAGCTTTGGCCTAGCCAAATTCACAAAGATGACATTTCTTGTTGAAGCTGAATCTTCTTAAGacaaagaaattaagaaaacaaataaagtcaGATGATTACACCGAGAAAGACAATAGCAACGCTTTAAAATAGAAGGCGATGATGAAAGGGGTGACATTTTCCTGTTGCCTTA
This DNA window, taken from Vigna radiata var. radiata cultivar VC1973A chromosome 5, Vradiata_ver6, whole genome shotgun sequence, encodes the following:
- the LOC106761173 gene encoding uncharacterized protein LOC106761173: MSPLSSSPSILKRCYCLSRLVKTIDMGTNRQQHEISEGGSEVQYQEMVENEEKGPTHRLITESCKSNSMVVKKRQTLIPAHIIAEAISTIPDLDIRWSGPITPKEMEYVEQYVLAKYPEYSGLMEGDGNGIDLSSFIIYEEPSEPMMDDRGKSPRESSTYLFGSNLPEMDRAKIQLEPSRLLDILNKKSSFPGSFISIPEIQARNKILKHYGLPDEEYFVLFTPSYKDAMMLVGESYPFVKGNYYMTILDQEEDYIREFASFKESKVISAPKTWLDLRISGSQLSQNFRRRCKISSKGLFSYPVDANGTMHWISEAHRNNWHVLLDASAVVVGKDRLHLLALHRPDFVICCLDNTHSNPSRITCLIVRKKSFENSAASSQVVE